Proteins from one Vespa crabro chromosome 11, iyVesCrab1.2, whole genome shotgun sequence genomic window:
- the LOC124428231 gene encoding trehalase-like isoform X7 — translation MLVVWQGARRCLSCSGQLTNQGCQLGQQRHHCGPIADKLDRYQLVDTRLTTYRDAARITEEDAALLLELRPPRRLRKFEGPRPKPITRNNIYCHGELLHRVQMSSIYSDSKTFVDMKMKHSPEKTLALFHEFMNRTDDTPTKHEIENFVNDTFDPAGSEFEDWNPTDWTANPRYLQKINDPELRKFGYDLNQIWKMLGRKMKDDVKMNEDRYSIIYVPNPVIVPGGRFREFYYWDSYWIIKGLLLSDMYETAKGMLTNFVMIVDKIGFIPNGGRIYYTMRSHPPLLIPMVDEYLHVTKDYQWLDKYFWLLEKEFNFWLTNRTVDIEKDGVKYTLARYHEESSGPRPESYREDIQTSQSFRTTEEKENYYTELKTAAETGWDFSSRWFILDGTNKGNLTNLKTRSIIPVDLNSILYRNAVLLAKYSQRLGNFSKAAYYSNIAEEWKKAVTAVLWHDEVGAWLDYDIINELKRDYFYPTNILPLWTFCYDLSKKEEYVSKALKYLEKNQIMLNVGGIPTTLEHSGEQWDYPNAWPPLQYFVIMSLNNTQDPWAQRLAYEISERWVRSNYKAFNETHSMFEKYDATVFGGYGGGGEYEVQLGFGWSNGLVMILLDKYGSTLTAENKFTSDKVDYSSAPQQVVVSTAGQVMTGILALIISLAAGFIG, via the exons AGAAGATGCGGCCTTGCTGCTGGAGTTGAGACCGCCTCGCAGATTACGAAAATTCGAGGGTCCACGTCCGAAACCGATAACCAGAAA CAATATTTACTGCCATGGCGAGCTGTTGCACAGAGTACAAATGTCGTCTATATACTCGGATTCGAAGACATTTGTCGACATGAAGATGAAGCATTCACCGGAAAAAACGCTGGCGTTGTTCCATGAATTTATGAATCGTACCGATGATACACCAACTAAAcacgaaatagaaaatttcgtTAACGATACATTCGATCCTGCTGGATCGGAGTTTGAAGATTGGAATCCAACCGATTGGACGGCTAATCCGAGATATTTACAAAAGATAAACGATCCGGAATTAAGGAAATTCGGTTATGATCTCAATCAAATCTGGAAGATGTTGGGTAGAAAAATGAAGGACGACGTTAAAATGAATGAGGATCGTTATTCGATCATATATGTACCTAATCCGGTTATCGTACCAGGCGGCAGGTTCcgcgaattttattattgggaTTCATATTGGATTATaaaaggattattattatcagataTGTATGAAACGGCGAAGGGTATGTTGACCAATTTTGTTATGATCGTTGATAAGATTGGTTTTATTCCTAATGGCGGTAGAATATATTACACAATGAGATCTCATCCGCCCTTACTTATACCAATGGTCGATGAGTATCTTCATGTAACCAAGGATTATCAATGgcttgataaatatttttggttGCTCGAAAAGGAATTTAATTTTTGGCTAACCAATCGTACCGTTGACATTGAAAAAGATGGCGTCAAGTATACCCTTGCTAGATACCATGAGGAATCATCTGGACCAAGACCGGAATCCTACAG GGAGGATATTCAAACCAGTCAAAGTTTTCGTACAACCGAGGAAAAGGAGAATTATTACACGGAATTGAAAACAGCTGCTGAAACTGGCTGGGATTTCTCTAGTCGTTGGTTCATACTCGATGGAACCAATAAAG GTAACTTAACCAATCTGAAGACGAGATCCATAATACCAGTTGAtttaaattcgatattatatcgGAATGCAGTACTGTTAGCTAAGTATAGTCAAAGATTAGGTAATTTTTCCAAAGCGGCATATTATTCGAACATCGCCGAGGAATGGAAAAAAGCTGTGACCGCTGTGTTATGGCACGACGAAGTTGGTGCTTGGTTGGattacgatataataaatgaattaaagagGGATTACTTTTATCCTACCAACATCTTGCCACTTTGGACATTTTGTTATGACCTcagtaaaaaggaagaatatgtATCGAAGGCATTAAAGTATCTTGAAAAGAATCAGATAATGTTGAATGTCGGTGGAATACCAACGACATTGGAACACTCCGGTGAACAATGGGATTATCCTAATGCCTGGCCCCctcttcaatatttcgttataatgtCCTTGAACAATACTCAAGATCCATGGGCCCAAAGGTTAGCCTATGAGATAAGTGAAAGATGGGTTCGCAGTAATTATAAAGCTTTCAACGAAACGCACAGCATGTTTGAAAAG TATGACGCTACAGTTTTTGGTGGttatggtggtggtggagaaTACGAGGTCCAACTTGGTTTTGGCTGGTCCAATGGTCTCGTCATGATCCTACTCGACAAATATGGTAGTACCCTAACCGCGGAAAACAAATTCACGTCTGATAAAGTTGACTACAGTAGTGCACCACAACAAGTTGTTGTATCGACTGCCGGTCAAGTGATGACAGGTATTCTTGCCCTCATCATCTCGCTTGCGGCAGGATTTATAGGGTGA
- the LOC124428231 gene encoding trehalase-like isoform X1, with protein MLVVWQGARRCLSCSGQLTNQGCQLGQQRHHCGPIADKLDRYQLVDTRLTTYRDAARITEEDAALLLELRPPRRLRKFEGPRPKPITRNNIYCHGELLHRVQMSSIYSDSKTFVDMKMKHSPEKTLALFHEFMNRTDDTPTKHEIENFVNDTFDPAGSEFEDWNPTDWTANPRYLQKINDPELRKFGYDLNQIWKMLGRKMKDDVKMNEDRYSIIYVPNPVIVPGGRFREFYYWDSYWIIKGLLLSDMYETAKGMLTNFVMIVDKIGFIPNGGRIYYTMRSHPPLLIPMVDEYLHVTKDYQWLDKYFWLLEKEFNFWLTNRTVDIEKDGVKYTLARYHEESSGPRPESYREDIQTSQSFRTTEEKENYYTELKTAAETGWDFSSRWFILDGTNKGNLTNLKTRSIIPVDLNSILYRNAVLLAKYSQRLGNFSKAAYYSNIAEEWKKAVTAVLWHDEVGAWLDYDIINELKRDYFYPTNILPLWTFCYDLSKKEEYVSKALKYLEKNQIMLNVGGIPTTLEHSGEQWDYPNAWPPLQYFVIMSLNNTQDPWAQRLAYEISERWVRSNYKAFNETHSMFEKYDATVFGGYGGGGEYEVQLGFGWSNGLVMILLDKYGSTLTAENKFTSDKVDYSSAPQQVVVSTAGQVMTGILALIISLAAGFIGIVFFSSMVMYKRRQYSVPGPSTLGSKKKYGPPDNNVYRKKIAYTELKDMNND; from the exons AGAAGATGCGGCCTTGCTGCTGGAGTTGAGACCGCCTCGCAGATTACGAAAATTCGAGGGTCCACGTCCGAAACCGATAACCAGAAA CAATATTTACTGCCATGGCGAGCTGTTGCACAGAGTACAAATGTCGTCTATATACTCGGATTCGAAGACATTTGTCGACATGAAGATGAAGCATTCACCGGAAAAAACGCTGGCGTTGTTCCATGAATTTATGAATCGTACCGATGATACACCAACTAAAcacgaaatagaaaatttcgtTAACGATACATTCGATCCTGCTGGATCGGAGTTTGAAGATTGGAATCCAACCGATTGGACGGCTAATCCGAGATATTTACAAAAGATAAACGATCCGGAATTAAGGAAATTCGGTTATGATCTCAATCAAATCTGGAAGATGTTGGGTAGAAAAATGAAGGACGACGTTAAAATGAATGAGGATCGTTATTCGATCATATATGTACCTAATCCGGTTATCGTACCAGGCGGCAGGTTCcgcgaattttattattgggaTTCATATTGGATTATaaaaggattattattatcagataTGTATGAAACGGCGAAGGGTATGTTGACCAATTTTGTTATGATCGTTGATAAGATTGGTTTTATTCCTAATGGCGGTAGAATATATTACACAATGAGATCTCATCCGCCCTTACTTATACCAATGGTCGATGAGTATCTTCATGTAACCAAGGATTATCAATGgcttgataaatatttttggttGCTCGAAAAGGAATTTAATTTTTGGCTAACCAATCGTACCGTTGACATTGAAAAAGATGGCGTCAAGTATACCCTTGCTAGATACCATGAGGAATCATCTGGACCAAGACCGGAATCCTACAG GGAGGATATTCAAACCAGTCAAAGTTTTCGTACAACCGAGGAAAAGGAGAATTATTACACGGAATTGAAAACAGCTGCTGAAACTGGCTGGGATTTCTCTAGTCGTTGGTTCATACTCGATGGAACCAATAAAG GTAACTTAACCAATCTGAAGACGAGATCCATAATACCAGTTGAtttaaattcgatattatatcgGAATGCAGTACTGTTAGCTAAGTATAGTCAAAGATTAGGTAATTTTTCCAAAGCGGCATATTATTCGAACATCGCCGAGGAATGGAAAAAAGCTGTGACCGCTGTGTTATGGCACGACGAAGTTGGTGCTTGGTTGGattacgatataataaatgaattaaagagGGATTACTTTTATCCTACCAACATCTTGCCACTTTGGACATTTTGTTATGACCTcagtaaaaaggaagaatatgtATCGAAGGCATTAAAGTATCTTGAAAAGAATCAGATAATGTTGAATGTCGGTGGAATACCAACGACATTGGAACACTCCGGTGAACAATGGGATTATCCTAATGCCTGGCCCCctcttcaatatttcgttataatgtCCTTGAACAATACTCAAGATCCATGGGCCCAAAGGTTAGCCTATGAGATAAGTGAAAGATGGGTTCGCAGTAATTATAAAGCTTTCAACGAAACGCACAGCATGTTTGAAAAG TATGACGCTACAGTTTTTGGTGGttatggtggtggtggagaaTACGAGGTCCAACTTGGTTTTGGCTGGTCCAATGGTCTCGTCATGATCCTACTCGACAAATATGGTAGTACCCTAACCGCGGAAAACAAATTCACGTCTGATAAAGTTGACTACAGTAGTGCACCACAACAAGTTGTTGTATCGACTGCCGGTCAAGTGATGACAGGTATTCTTGCCCTCATCATCTCGCTTGCGGCAGGATTTATAGG tattgtttttttttccagtatGGTGATGTACAAGCGCAGACAGTACAGCGTGCCAGGACCGTCAACGTTGggtagcaaaaaaaaatatgggcCTCCCGATAATAACGTCTATCGGAAAAAAATCGCTTATACGGAATTGAAAGATATGAATAATGATTGA
- the LOC124428231 gene encoding trehalase-like isoform X2: MLVVWQGARRCLSCSGQLTNQGCQLGQQRHHCGPIADKLDRYQLVDTRLTTYRDAARITEEDAALLLELRPPRRLRKFEGPRPKPITRNNIYCHGELLHRVQMSSIYSDSKTFVDMKMKHSPEKTLALFHEFMNRTDDTPTKHEIENFVNDTFDPAGSEFEDWNPTDWTANPRYLQKINDPELRKFGYDLNQIWKMLGRKMKDDVKMNEDRYSIIYVPNPVIVPGGRFREFYYWDSYWIIKGLLLSDMYETAKGMLTNFVMIVDKIGFIPNGGRIYYTMRSHPPLLIPMVDEYLHVTKDYQWLDKYFWLLEKEFNFWLTNRTVDIEKDGVKYTLARYHEESSGPRPESYREDIQTSQSFRTTEEKENYYTELKTAAETGWDFSSRWFILDGTNKGNLTNLKTRSIIPVDLNSILYRNAVLLAKYSQRLGNFSKAAYYSNIAEEWKKAVTAVLWHDEVGAWLDYDIINELKRDYFYPTNILPLWTFCYDLSKKEEYVSKALKYLEKNQIMLNVGGIPTTLEHSGEQWDYPNAWPPLQYFVIMSLNNTQDPWAQRLAYEISERWVRSNYKAFNETHSMFEKYDATVFGGYGGGGEYEVQLGFGWSNGLVMILLDKYGSTLTAENKFTSDKVDYSSAPQQVVVSTAGQVMTGILALIISLAAGFIGMVMYKRRQYSVPGPSTLGSKKKYGPPDNNVYRKKIAYTELKDMNND, encoded by the exons AGAAGATGCGGCCTTGCTGCTGGAGTTGAGACCGCCTCGCAGATTACGAAAATTCGAGGGTCCACGTCCGAAACCGATAACCAGAAA CAATATTTACTGCCATGGCGAGCTGTTGCACAGAGTACAAATGTCGTCTATATACTCGGATTCGAAGACATTTGTCGACATGAAGATGAAGCATTCACCGGAAAAAACGCTGGCGTTGTTCCATGAATTTATGAATCGTACCGATGATACACCAACTAAAcacgaaatagaaaatttcgtTAACGATACATTCGATCCTGCTGGATCGGAGTTTGAAGATTGGAATCCAACCGATTGGACGGCTAATCCGAGATATTTACAAAAGATAAACGATCCGGAATTAAGGAAATTCGGTTATGATCTCAATCAAATCTGGAAGATGTTGGGTAGAAAAATGAAGGACGACGTTAAAATGAATGAGGATCGTTATTCGATCATATATGTACCTAATCCGGTTATCGTACCAGGCGGCAGGTTCcgcgaattttattattgggaTTCATATTGGATTATaaaaggattattattatcagataTGTATGAAACGGCGAAGGGTATGTTGACCAATTTTGTTATGATCGTTGATAAGATTGGTTTTATTCCTAATGGCGGTAGAATATATTACACAATGAGATCTCATCCGCCCTTACTTATACCAATGGTCGATGAGTATCTTCATGTAACCAAGGATTATCAATGgcttgataaatatttttggttGCTCGAAAAGGAATTTAATTTTTGGCTAACCAATCGTACCGTTGACATTGAAAAAGATGGCGTCAAGTATACCCTTGCTAGATACCATGAGGAATCATCTGGACCAAGACCGGAATCCTACAG GGAGGATATTCAAACCAGTCAAAGTTTTCGTACAACCGAGGAAAAGGAGAATTATTACACGGAATTGAAAACAGCTGCTGAAACTGGCTGGGATTTCTCTAGTCGTTGGTTCATACTCGATGGAACCAATAAAG GTAACTTAACCAATCTGAAGACGAGATCCATAATACCAGTTGAtttaaattcgatattatatcgGAATGCAGTACTGTTAGCTAAGTATAGTCAAAGATTAGGTAATTTTTCCAAAGCGGCATATTATTCGAACATCGCCGAGGAATGGAAAAAAGCTGTGACCGCTGTGTTATGGCACGACGAAGTTGGTGCTTGGTTGGattacgatataataaatgaattaaagagGGATTACTTTTATCCTACCAACATCTTGCCACTTTGGACATTTTGTTATGACCTcagtaaaaaggaagaatatgtATCGAAGGCATTAAAGTATCTTGAAAAGAATCAGATAATGTTGAATGTCGGTGGAATACCAACGACATTGGAACACTCCGGTGAACAATGGGATTATCCTAATGCCTGGCCCCctcttcaatatttcgttataatgtCCTTGAACAATACTCAAGATCCATGGGCCCAAAGGTTAGCCTATGAGATAAGTGAAAGATGGGTTCGCAGTAATTATAAAGCTTTCAACGAAACGCACAGCATGTTTGAAAAG TATGACGCTACAGTTTTTGGTGGttatggtggtggtggagaaTACGAGGTCCAACTTGGTTTTGGCTGGTCCAATGGTCTCGTCATGATCCTACTCGACAAATATGGTAGTACCCTAACCGCGGAAAACAAATTCACGTCTGATAAAGTTGACTACAGTAGTGCACCACAACAAGTTGTTGTATCGACTGCCGGTCAAGTGATGACAGGTATTCTTGCCCTCATCATCTCGCTTGCGGCAGGATTTATAGG tatGGTGATGTACAAGCGCAGACAGTACAGCGTGCCAGGACCGTCAACGTTGggtagcaaaaaaaaatatgggcCTCCCGATAATAACGTCTATCGGAAAAAAATCGCTTATACGGAATTGAAAGATATGAATAATGATTGA
- the LOC124428231 gene encoding trehalase-like isoform X3, with the protein MLVVWQGARRCLSCSGQLTNQGCQLGQQRHHCGPIADKLDRYQLVDTREDAALLLELRPPRRLRKFEGPRPKPITRNNIYCHGELLHRVQMSSIYSDSKTFVDMKMKHSPEKTLALFHEFMNRTDDTPTKHEIENFVNDTFDPAGSEFEDWNPTDWTANPRYLQKINDPELRKFGYDLNQIWKMLGRKMKDDVKMNEDRYSIIYVPNPVIVPGGRFREFYYWDSYWIIKGLLLSDMYETAKGMLTNFVMIVDKIGFIPNGGRIYYTMRSHPPLLIPMVDEYLHVTKDYQWLDKYFWLLEKEFNFWLTNRTVDIEKDGVKYTLARYHEESSGPRPESYREDIQTSQSFRTTEEKENYYTELKTAAETGWDFSSRWFILDGTNKGNLTNLKTRSIIPVDLNSILYRNAVLLAKYSQRLGNFSKAAYYSNIAEEWKKAVTAVLWHDEVGAWLDYDIINELKRDYFYPTNILPLWTFCYDLSKKEEYVSKALKYLEKNQIMLNVGGIPTTLEHSGEQWDYPNAWPPLQYFVIMSLNNTQDPWAQRLAYEISERWVRSNYKAFNETHSMFEKYDATVFGGYGGGGEYEVQLGFGWSNGLVMILLDKYGSTLTAENKFTSDKVDYSSAPQQVVVSTAGQVMTGILALIISLAAGFIGIVFFSSMVMYKRRQYSVPGPSTLGSKKKYGPPDNNVYRKKIAYTELKDMNND; encoded by the exons AGAAGATGCGGCCTTGCTGCTGGAGTTGAGACCGCCTCGCAGATTACGAAAATTCGAGGGTCCACGTCCGAAACCGATAACCAGAAA CAATATTTACTGCCATGGCGAGCTGTTGCACAGAGTACAAATGTCGTCTATATACTCGGATTCGAAGACATTTGTCGACATGAAGATGAAGCATTCACCGGAAAAAACGCTGGCGTTGTTCCATGAATTTATGAATCGTACCGATGATACACCAACTAAAcacgaaatagaaaatttcgtTAACGATACATTCGATCCTGCTGGATCGGAGTTTGAAGATTGGAATCCAACCGATTGGACGGCTAATCCGAGATATTTACAAAAGATAAACGATCCGGAATTAAGGAAATTCGGTTATGATCTCAATCAAATCTGGAAGATGTTGGGTAGAAAAATGAAGGACGACGTTAAAATGAATGAGGATCGTTATTCGATCATATATGTACCTAATCCGGTTATCGTACCAGGCGGCAGGTTCcgcgaattttattattgggaTTCATATTGGATTATaaaaggattattattatcagataTGTATGAAACGGCGAAGGGTATGTTGACCAATTTTGTTATGATCGTTGATAAGATTGGTTTTATTCCTAATGGCGGTAGAATATATTACACAATGAGATCTCATCCGCCCTTACTTATACCAATGGTCGATGAGTATCTTCATGTAACCAAGGATTATCAATGgcttgataaatatttttggttGCTCGAAAAGGAATTTAATTTTTGGCTAACCAATCGTACCGTTGACATTGAAAAAGATGGCGTCAAGTATACCCTTGCTAGATACCATGAGGAATCATCTGGACCAAGACCGGAATCCTACAG GGAGGATATTCAAACCAGTCAAAGTTTTCGTACAACCGAGGAAAAGGAGAATTATTACACGGAATTGAAAACAGCTGCTGAAACTGGCTGGGATTTCTCTAGTCGTTGGTTCATACTCGATGGAACCAATAAAG GTAACTTAACCAATCTGAAGACGAGATCCATAATACCAGTTGAtttaaattcgatattatatcgGAATGCAGTACTGTTAGCTAAGTATAGTCAAAGATTAGGTAATTTTTCCAAAGCGGCATATTATTCGAACATCGCCGAGGAATGGAAAAAAGCTGTGACCGCTGTGTTATGGCACGACGAAGTTGGTGCTTGGTTGGattacgatataataaatgaattaaagagGGATTACTTTTATCCTACCAACATCTTGCCACTTTGGACATTTTGTTATGACCTcagtaaaaaggaagaatatgtATCGAAGGCATTAAAGTATCTTGAAAAGAATCAGATAATGTTGAATGTCGGTGGAATACCAACGACATTGGAACACTCCGGTGAACAATGGGATTATCCTAATGCCTGGCCCCctcttcaatatttcgttataatgtCCTTGAACAATACTCAAGATCCATGGGCCCAAAGGTTAGCCTATGAGATAAGTGAAAGATGGGTTCGCAGTAATTATAAAGCTTTCAACGAAACGCACAGCATGTTTGAAAAG TATGACGCTACAGTTTTTGGTGGttatggtggtggtggagaaTACGAGGTCCAACTTGGTTTTGGCTGGTCCAATGGTCTCGTCATGATCCTACTCGACAAATATGGTAGTACCCTAACCGCGGAAAACAAATTCACGTCTGATAAAGTTGACTACAGTAGTGCACCACAACAAGTTGTTGTATCGACTGCCGGTCAAGTGATGACAGGTATTCTTGCCCTCATCATCTCGCTTGCGGCAGGATTTATAGG tattgtttttttttccagtatGGTGATGTACAAGCGCAGACAGTACAGCGTGCCAGGACCGTCAACGTTGggtagcaaaaaaaaatatgggcCTCCCGATAATAACGTCTATCGGAAAAAAATCGCTTATACGGAATTGAAAGATATGAATAATGATTGA
- the LOC124428231 gene encoding trehalase-like isoform X6, producing MTQIVFDRRRYREDAALLLELRPPRRLRKFEGPRPKPITRNNIYCHGELLHRVQMSSIYSDSKTFVDMKMKHSPEKTLALFHEFMNRTDDTPTKHEIENFVNDTFDPAGSEFEDWNPTDWTANPRYLQKINDPELRKFGYDLNQIWKMLGRKMKDDVKMNEDRYSIIYVPNPVIVPGGRFREFYYWDSYWIIKGLLLSDMYETAKGMLTNFVMIVDKIGFIPNGGRIYYTMRSHPPLLIPMVDEYLHVTKDYQWLDKYFWLLEKEFNFWLTNRTVDIEKDGVKYTLARYHEESSGPRPESYREDIQTSQSFRTTEEKENYYTELKTAAETGWDFSSRWFILDGTNKGNLTNLKTRSIIPVDLNSILYRNAVLLAKYSQRLGNFSKAAYYSNIAEEWKKAVTAVLWHDEVGAWLDYDIINELKRDYFYPTNILPLWTFCYDLSKKEEYVSKALKYLEKNQIMLNVGGIPTTLEHSGEQWDYPNAWPPLQYFVIMSLNNTQDPWAQRLAYEISERWVRSNYKAFNETHSMFEKYDATVFGGYGGGGEYEVQLGFGWSNGLVMILLDKYGSTLTAENKFTSDKVDYSSAPQQVVVSTAGQVMTGILALIISLAAGFIGIVFFSSMVMYKRRQYSVPGPSTLGSKKKYGPPDNNVYRKKIAYTELKDMNND from the exons ATGACACAAATAGTGTTTGACCGACGACGATATCG AGAAGATGCGGCCTTGCTGCTGGAGTTGAGACCGCCTCGCAGATTACGAAAATTCGAGGGTCCACGTCCGAAACCGATAACCAGAAA CAATATTTACTGCCATGGCGAGCTGTTGCACAGAGTACAAATGTCGTCTATATACTCGGATTCGAAGACATTTGTCGACATGAAGATGAAGCATTCACCGGAAAAAACGCTGGCGTTGTTCCATGAATTTATGAATCGTACCGATGATACACCAACTAAAcacgaaatagaaaatttcgtTAACGATACATTCGATCCTGCTGGATCGGAGTTTGAAGATTGGAATCCAACCGATTGGACGGCTAATCCGAGATATTTACAAAAGATAAACGATCCGGAATTAAGGAAATTCGGTTATGATCTCAATCAAATCTGGAAGATGTTGGGTAGAAAAATGAAGGACGACGTTAAAATGAATGAGGATCGTTATTCGATCATATATGTACCTAATCCGGTTATCGTACCAGGCGGCAGGTTCcgcgaattttattattgggaTTCATATTGGATTATaaaaggattattattatcagataTGTATGAAACGGCGAAGGGTATGTTGACCAATTTTGTTATGATCGTTGATAAGATTGGTTTTATTCCTAATGGCGGTAGAATATATTACACAATGAGATCTCATCCGCCCTTACTTATACCAATGGTCGATGAGTATCTTCATGTAACCAAGGATTATCAATGgcttgataaatatttttggttGCTCGAAAAGGAATTTAATTTTTGGCTAACCAATCGTACCGTTGACATTGAAAAAGATGGCGTCAAGTATACCCTTGCTAGATACCATGAGGAATCATCTGGACCAAGACCGGAATCCTACAG GGAGGATATTCAAACCAGTCAAAGTTTTCGTACAACCGAGGAAAAGGAGAATTATTACACGGAATTGAAAACAGCTGCTGAAACTGGCTGGGATTTCTCTAGTCGTTGGTTCATACTCGATGGAACCAATAAAG GTAACTTAACCAATCTGAAGACGAGATCCATAATACCAGTTGAtttaaattcgatattatatcgGAATGCAGTACTGTTAGCTAAGTATAGTCAAAGATTAGGTAATTTTTCCAAAGCGGCATATTATTCGAACATCGCCGAGGAATGGAAAAAAGCTGTGACCGCTGTGTTATGGCACGACGAAGTTGGTGCTTGGTTGGattacgatataataaatgaattaaagagGGATTACTTTTATCCTACCAACATCTTGCCACTTTGGACATTTTGTTATGACCTcagtaaaaaggaagaatatgtATCGAAGGCATTAAAGTATCTTGAAAAGAATCAGATAATGTTGAATGTCGGTGGAATACCAACGACATTGGAACACTCCGGTGAACAATGGGATTATCCTAATGCCTGGCCCCctcttcaatatttcgttataatgtCCTTGAACAATACTCAAGATCCATGGGCCCAAAGGTTAGCCTATGAGATAAGTGAAAGATGGGTTCGCAGTAATTATAAAGCTTTCAACGAAACGCACAGCATGTTTGAAAAG TATGACGCTACAGTTTTTGGTGGttatggtggtggtggagaaTACGAGGTCCAACTTGGTTTTGGCTGGTCCAATGGTCTCGTCATGATCCTACTCGACAAATATGGTAGTACCCTAACCGCGGAAAACAAATTCACGTCTGATAAAGTTGACTACAGTAGTGCACCACAACAAGTTGTTGTATCGACTGCCGGTCAAGTGATGACAGGTATTCTTGCCCTCATCATCTCGCTTGCGGCAGGATTTATAGG tattgtttttttttccagtatGGTGATGTACAAGCGCAGACAGTACAGCGTGCCAGGACCGTCAACGTTGggtagcaaaaaaaaatatgggcCTCCCGATAATAACGTCTATCGGAAAAAAATCGCTTATACGGAATTGAAAGATATGAATAATGATTGA